A genomic window from Silene latifolia isolate original U9 population chromosome 11, ASM4854445v1, whole genome shotgun sequence includes:
- the LOC141614150 gene encoding uncharacterized protein LOC141614150 yields the protein MKLALELGVRHLHMYNDSLLIVNHVNDEFIVRDSMMIAYLKVAKELKQKFETCKLKQIPRYQNVEADALATLGAMFKPTELSSIPIAHMIEPSIQKTDEIDKGELEDQQDKLGVQTATEAGEGSQTANQPPDQPAIQAGDWDWGKPYLDSLRHNKLPDDKKEVRAFRVKASRFILIDDTLFRKSLAGGRSLSNKALRQGYFWPTMRADAAEYARLVSHQRSYVIMAHSSSPTMLKGTVPDGTSP from the exons atgaagctagctctggaattAGGAGTCAGGCACCTACACATGTACAATGACTCTctactaatagtcaaccacgtgaatgatgagtttatagtcAGAGATTCAATgatgattgcatacttaaaaGTAGCGaaggagttaaaacagaaattcgaaacttgcaagctcaaGCAGATCCCAAGATatcagaatgtggaagcagatgccttagccACTCTGGGGGCAATGTTCAAGCCAACAGAACTATCCAGCATCCCTATCGCACATATGATagaaccttctatccagaagaCAGACGAAATAGATAAAGGAGAACTGGAGGATCAGCAGGATAAATTGGGAGTTCAGACAGCTACGGAGGCCGGGGAAGGTTCTCAGACGGCAAACCAGCCACCTGACCAACCCGCTATACAGGCAGGCGACTGGGATtgggggaaaccctacctagactcTCTGCGTCATAATaagctgccagatgacaagaaAGAAGTGAGGGCTTTCAGAGTAAAGGCCTCCAGGTTTATACTTATTGATGATACACTATTCCGGAAGTCACTGGCAG ggggcaggagtctgtcaaaTAAAGCTCTCAGACAAGGATACTTTTGGCCCACAATGAgggcagatgcagcagaatacgcac gtttggtatcccatcagagaTCATATGTGATAATGGCTCACAGTTCATCTCCAACGATGCTAAAGGGTACTGTGCCAGATGGAACATCACCTTGA